ATTATTAAGgaacattattattatataaatataataacgtAAATCAgatataataaatgaatattcaattgtaattaatttttcttttattatataaattaatttatttaatgctataatttttgtttcttttattttattatttgtttctttattatttttctccatatattttttaatttatccctatttatacataaaaatacctattatatatatttttcatatatatatattgtccCGGAATTTCTAtttgaacttttttctttatattgtTTTATACTATCATTAAGATTGAATTTTAGTAAAacctttattttcttcttattatatattacatttaactgcataaatattttatagcTCATATCCATCATTTCTTATgagattatttaattattgtGGATGTGAATTACAATATGCATagtgttttatatttattgaataaaatttcataaatcagcaaaatacatttttgtttgtccatgcatattatgtttttttgattccaaaaaatatatacatcatttttacatataattcatctaatattttgaattttttttcgatttttctaTAATACtacattattatttatatatgtgacCTTTATAGTAtgattataataaatttcacTTTATTTCTTATTACACAATGTTTTATATGATAACTAATTTTAGGAGTAATCTATGCTTCGTATGTAATATGTTTTTCTCTTAgtaattcataaatatatatttacagtttctgtttttttattgttattttatcctttggGTATCTATTTAGTTAGATTTAAAGGctcatataaattattacgCATACGTAGCTTTCAATACAAATCTTGTCATATTTCGATTTtgaaatattcatatttccaaaatatatgaaagaaaagaaaacgatGTTTTTTCTAAGAtacaattaattatattttatatatattcggTATTACGTATTAATAAGGAGAATATATTCTTCATTCATGAATTTATGTAGATTGGTATCCAATATTATACCTATTAAAATGATTATCTGGGGAATAAAAATCATAATCCTGTGTTTGTAATTCATTACTTCCTTGAACTCCattcattaaattctttttgtctttctAATTAGAGGATCTAAGATAGATCTCAATGGTGTAAActgataatttaaaaaaaaataaaaaacacatttGAAACACAAtaactttatataaaaaaatatgagtaGTACTCATTCAGAAATAACACTCtataatattcatatttattaatatttcttctctTTACCTTATATAGTAGGAATAAAAAGCCAGCTGTTCCAACAGACGAAGCTGAAATTATAGTTCCAGTTGACTTCCCATCATTTGAAGAATCAGGAACTAAAGAAACATTAACAATCTCTGAAATTCGTTCATGACTATGTTGTAAATCCAATGCTGCATGATAATTTGAAAAGTATGTAAGAAAAACTTATAAATGTTATTATTTACGGTTACGTATGAAATAATAGGTAATTATTACACTTAATATGCCTTTATAAGTTATGataacaaatttaaatacCATTATAGTGTGGAGTATCAGATTCTTCTTCAGTATTGcacgtaaaaatgaaat
This genomic interval from Plasmodium cynomolgi strain B DNA, scaffold: 0165, whole genome shotgun sequence contains the following:
- a CDS encoding hypothetical protein (putative) — its product is MINVISKKKYCNYIEDAKILYALKKITCEEQNDKFCNEIKKYIIPNLEIDDDFIFTCNTEEESDTPHYNALDLQHSHERISEIVNVSLVPDSSNDGKSTGTIISASSVKRRNINKYEYYRVLFLNEYYSYFFI